In Synechocystis sp. PCC 6714, the following are encoded in one genomic region:
- the rpsB gene encoding 30S ribosomal protein S2, translating to MPVVSLADLLESGVHFGHQTRRWNPRMDQYIYTARNGVHIIDLVQTAQLMEEAYEYVRSSTINGKKFLFVGTKRQAAGIISQEAQRCGAHYVNQRWLGGMLTNWETIRKRVDRLKELEALESSGAIDRRPKKEGSMLRRELGKLQKYLGGIKNMRKLPDVVVIVDQRREHNAIHECQKLGIPIIAMLDTNCDPDVVDVPIPANDDAIRSIKLIVGKLADAIYEGRHGQPDVSDDYEEFDEGLDGDSLEMDVAEDVADEVAEAETEGTPEA from the coding sequence ATGCCCGTAGTCTCTCTCGCAGATTTGCTGGAGTCCGGTGTTCACTTCGGCCATCAAACCCGCCGCTGGAACCCCCGCATGGATCAATATATCTACACTGCCCGCAATGGTGTGCATATTATTGATCTAGTGCAAACCGCCCAACTAATGGAGGAGGCCTATGAATATGTCCGGTCTTCCACCATTAACGGCAAAAAGTTTTTATTCGTCGGGACTAAACGCCAGGCTGCCGGCATTATTTCCCAAGAGGCCCAACGCTGTGGCGCCCATTATGTTAACCAACGCTGGTTGGGGGGCATGCTAACCAACTGGGAAACCATCCGCAAACGGGTTGATCGCCTGAAGGAATTGGAAGCCCTGGAAAGCAGTGGTGCCATTGACCGCCGCCCCAAAAAAGAAGGTTCCATGCTCCGGCGGGAATTGGGCAAATTGCAAAAGTACCTCGGCGGCATTAAAAATATGCGTAAACTCCCCGACGTGGTGGTCATTGTGGACCAACGACGGGAACATAACGCCATCCATGAATGCCAAAAGCTGGGCATTCCCATCATTGCCATGTTGGATACCAACTGTGACCCCGATGTGGTGGATGTACCCATTCCCGCCAACGACGATGCTATCCGTTCCATTAAGCTGATTGTGGGCAAACTGGCCGATGCCATCTACGAAGGTCGCCACGGTCAACCGGATGTCAGCGATGACTACGAAGAGTTTGACGAAGGTTTGGATGGGGACAGCTTGGAAATGGATGTCGCTGAAGATGTGGCGGATGAAGTGGCCGAAGCGGAAACCGAAGGTACTCCAGAAGCTTAG
- the glnA gene encoding type I glutamate--ammonia ligase, whose translation MAKTPQEVLKWIQDEKIKIIDLKFIDTPGIWQHCSFYYDQLDENSFVEGIPFDGSSIRGWKAINESDMCMVPDPNTATIDPFCKEPTLTMICSIKEPRTGEWYNRDPRTIAAKAAEYLRSTGIADTVYFGPEAEFFLFDDIRFGQTENSSYYFADSVEGRWNTGREEEGGNLGYKPGYKQGYFPVAPTDTAQDIRTEMLLTMAAFGVPIEKHHHEVASGGQNELGIKFDKLVNSADNLMIYKYVIKNVAKKYGKTVTFMPKPIFNDNGSGMHVHQSLWKDGQPLFAGDKYAGFSQMGLWYIGGILKHAPALLAFTNPTTNSYKRLVPGFEAPVNLAYSQGNRSASVRIPLSGGNPKAKRLEFRCPDATSNPYLAFAAMLCAGIDGIKNQIDPGEPLDVDIYDLSPEELAKIPSTPGSLEAALEALEKDHEFLTGTGVFSLDFVESWIEYKLDNEVNPMRLRPHPYEFSLYYDC comes from the coding sequence ATGGCTAAAACCCCCCAGGAAGTCCTCAAGTGGATCCAAGACGAAAAAATTAAGATCATCGACCTGAAATTTATTGACACGCCGGGGATCTGGCAGCACTGCTCCTTCTACTACGATCAACTAGACGAAAACTCCTTCGTCGAAGGTATCCCCTTTGATGGCTCCAGTATCCGGGGGTGGAAAGCCATTAACGAATCCGACATGTGCATGGTGCCCGACCCAAACACCGCCACCATCGATCCCTTCTGTAAAGAACCTACCTTGACTATGATTTGTAGCATCAAGGAGCCCCGCACCGGGGAATGGTATAACCGGGACCCCCGCACCATTGCCGCTAAAGCCGCTGAATATCTCCGCAGTACCGGCATTGCCGACACCGTCTATTTTGGCCCCGAAGCAGAATTTTTTCTCTTCGATGACATTCGCTTTGGGCAAACAGAAAACTCCAGCTACTACTTTGCCGACAGCGTTGAAGGCCGTTGGAACACCGGTCGAGAAGAAGAAGGGGGCAACCTCGGCTACAAACCCGGCTACAAACAAGGTTATTTTCCCGTTGCTCCCACCGACACCGCCCAGGACATCCGCACCGAAATGTTGTTGACCATGGCGGCCTTCGGCGTCCCCATCGAAAAGCATCACCACGAAGTGGCTTCCGGTGGTCAAAACGAGTTGGGCATCAAGTTCGACAAGTTGGTTAATTCCGCTGACAACTTGATGATCTATAAATATGTGATCAAAAACGTGGCGAAAAAGTACGGCAAGACCGTTACCTTTATGCCCAAGCCCATCTTCAATGATAACGGTTCTGGCATGCATGTGCACCAGTCCCTCTGGAAAGATGGTCAACCCCTCTTTGCCGGGGATAAATACGCTGGCTTTAGCCAAATGGGTCTGTGGTACATCGGTGGTATTTTGAAACACGCCCCTGCTCTGTTGGCCTTCACCAACCCCACCACCAACTCCTACAAACGCCTGGTGCCCGGCTTTGAAGCCCCCGTTAACTTGGCCTACTCCCAGGGCAACCGTTCCGCCTCCGTGCGGATTCCCCTCTCCGGTGGTAACCCCAAGGCTAAACGCCTAGAATTCCGTTGCCCCGATGCCACCTCTAATCCCTATCTGGCTTTTGCTGCCATGCTCTGCGCTGGTATTGACGGGATTAAAAACCAGATTGACCCCGGTGAACCATTGGATGTAGACATCTATGACCTAAGCCCGGAAGAATTGGCCAAGATTCCTTCTACCCCCGGCTCCCTGGAAGCGGCGCTGGAGGCATTGGAAAAAGACCACGAGTTCCTTACCGGCACTGGTGTATTTTCTCTCGATTTTGTCGAGAGTTGGATTGAGTACAAACTCGATAACGAAGTTAACCCCATGCGTCTTCGTCCCCACCCCTATGAATTCTCCCTCTACTACGATTGCTAG
- a CDS encoding GNAT family N-acetyltransferase — MIPSDLFLRDAIITDLDSIVAIYNANIPQNVATGDTDAITVESRRQWFADHSPDTYPLWVLATEKKQILGWLGFQRFYGRPAYHRTAELSIYIDPQWHHRGLGQYLLKMAIAKAPQLGLKTLLGYIFAHNQPSVRLFQHHGFEQWGLLPKVAELGGQERDLLILGLRLTESE; from the coding sequence GTGATCCCATCTGACCTTTTCCTCCGGGATGCCATCATTACGGATTTAGATTCCATTGTTGCTATCTATAATGCCAACATTCCCCAAAATGTAGCCACCGGAGACACCGATGCGATCACGGTGGAGAGTCGTCGTCAGTGGTTTGCGGATCATAGCCCGGACACCTATCCCCTCTGGGTTTTGGCCACTGAGAAAAAACAAATCTTGGGTTGGTTGGGCTTTCAAAGGTTTTATGGTCGTCCGGCCTACCACCGCACTGCGGAGTTAAGCATCTATATTGATCCCCAATGGCATCACCGTGGCCTAGGGCAGTATTTACTAAAAATGGCGATCGCCAAGGCGCCCCAATTGGGCTTAAAAACCTTACTGGGATATATTTTTGCCCATAATCAACCCAGCGTTCGTTTGTTCCAACACCATGGCTTTGAACAATGGGGCTTATTACCAAAGGTAGCGGAGTTGGGAGGACAGGAAAGGGATTTGCTAATTCTCGGCCTACGGTTGACAGAATCAGAATGA
- a CDS encoding NAD(P)H-dependent glycerol-3-phosphate dehydrogenase — translation MSFVNTNAPLHVTVLGAGAWGSSLTYLLDSNGISTQVWSRGRDPQQSLESMVAGADVIVSAVSIKGVPSVAARLQAMDLQRRIILVTATKGLDPQTMMTPSQIWQQSLPSQPIAVLSGPNLSKEIDQGLPAATVVASSNQQAAEEIQTIFASENFRVYTNNDPLGTELGGTLKNVMAIAVGVCEGLGLGTNAKSALITRALPEITRVGLHFGAQPDTFWGLAGLGDLLATCSSMLSRNYRVGYGLSKGQSLEEILLNLGGTAEGVNTTNVLIKIANREKIAVPITRQVYRLLHGKITPPQAVEALMERELKAEFEDFDL, via the coding sequence ATGTCCTTTGTCAATACTAATGCTCCTCTCCATGTCACCGTTCTAGGGGCTGGGGCCTGGGGCTCTAGTCTTACCTATCTGCTAGATAGCAATGGTATCTCCACCCAAGTGTGGTCTCGCGGTAGGGATCCCCAACAAAGCTTGGAATCGATGGTGGCTGGGGCGGATGTAATTGTCTCTGCGGTTTCCATTAAGGGGGTGCCATCGGTGGCGGCTCGGTTACAAGCCATGGACCTCCAACGGCGGATCATTTTGGTCACCGCTACCAAAGGTTTAGATCCCCAGACTATGATGACCCCTTCCCAAATTTGGCAACAATCTCTCCCCTCCCAGCCGATCGCCGTTCTGTCGGGGCCCAATCTATCCAAGGAAATTGATCAGGGTTTGCCGGCGGCAACGGTAGTGGCCAGCAGTAACCAGCAGGCGGCGGAGGAAATACAGACAATTTTTGCGTCGGAGAACTTCCGGGTCTACACCAACAATGATCCCCTAGGCACGGAGTTGGGGGGCACCTTAAAAAATGTTATGGCGATCGCCGTTGGAGTGTGTGAGGGGCTAGGGCTGGGGACCAATGCCAAATCCGCCCTGATCACTAGGGCACTGCCGGAAATCACTAGGGTGGGGCTACATTTTGGTGCTCAACCGGACACCTTTTGGGGACTGGCGGGGTTAGGAGACCTTTTGGCCACCTGTTCTAGTATGCTCAGCCGTAACTACCGGGTGGGCTACGGCTTATCCAAAGGTCAATCCTTGGAGGAAATTTTGCTTAATTTGGGAGGTACCGCCGAAGGGGTAAACACCACTAACGTACTAATCAAAATTGCCAATCGGGAAAAAATTGCTGTGCCCATCACTAGGCAAGTCTACCGTTTACTCCACGGTAAAATCACCCCTCCCCAGGCGGTGGAAGCTTTGATGGAAAGGGAATTGAAAGCGGAATTTGAAGATTTTGATCTTTAA